In Antennarius striatus isolate MH-2024 chromosome 8, ASM4005453v1, whole genome shotgun sequence, a single window of DNA contains:
- the LOC137600632 gene encoding putative methyltransferase NSUN7 — protein MNTKSESEAIVSPEDQSQQTSDQSHSFLPAIPHVSSSVPSPAPSPSDRVYLQAAAIFQQLQRETMTGQLLPYRKKTDTPLPESRDKPTQRQAYQLVFNTLKYQTLLEDMIADSRFHTRQQISSDLLPLAMVMLFDYQDRRFLPRKHSSQEEEETLQEVRDLERKMLRCETRLAASLARCRVMLNLKSVSRFLSEPIRTKQHRAKNLPLYAWVNPLKASVEEMIQALRSAGLCDVKEMSDLREVAFCRDPLCPDTLVFTPQLHRLLQHSSFTTPRVLNVQDRSLCVAVSVLRPLLFENGDVLVAGSFSAVTVAHVAVVAAARSGRVLVCGADRTPSQTEEIQEVLAHMEIKNVRVLSETFCGLHESDAAVQRLKVILVLPQCSCSALSDPVPTMYEERGDWDLLPDLSQGSVSQRKIEAVSSQQGRLLAHALSFPKVQTVVYCTRSLYPEENEQLVKRALEKMHTHPKLLPFRVNGPIFPEDSQSEDTPDSTDSKFFRLEPSQFTNGCFVARLSRQADPTKVETVQDVLARAAAKGLLGGLFPEQTKTGKKGKSRKDRVASAGSNNSSTSDQEKDEDGEGPVSPSGCEEKRSGEKDEGEKEAKKRKGLKRKVKRQSKQTNRTKHRSKDKKEPKKRRLTQFSHNRHTTKSKPRRIPRLTLTLMSSMKPSSHLSPIAALAHKISDSPTVKSQQTVTGINSPARLPPPTPHAGAEKQKGATKPQSLLKTKGKTTQLKTEVVKKDTSKPAGVVLPPIPSQRTSTSSPLRLHSQAPDIQLVQTSASSSSSLSQPGL, from the exons ATGAATACAAAATCTGAATCGGAAGCCATCGTCTCACCTGAAGACCAGAGCCAACAGACCAGCGACCAATCACATTCATTCCTACCTGCTATTCCCCATGTTAGTTCATCTGTACCTTC tccagcCCCCTCTCCGTCAGACCGGGTCTACCTGCAAGCAGCAGCTATTTTCCAGCAGCTACAAAGAGAAACGATGACGGGACAGCTTCTGCCTTACAGGAAGAAGACAGACACACCGCTTCCAGAGAGCAGAGACAAACCCACTCAGAGACAGGCCTACCAGCTGGTGTTCAATACACtcaaat ACCAAACTTTACTGGAGGACATGATAGCTGACAGTCGTTTCCATACAAGGCAGCAGATT TCCAGCGATTTGCTGCCGCTGGCGATGGTCATGCTGTTCGACTACCAGGACAGACGTTTTTTACCTCGTAAACATTCatcacaggaagaggaggagactcTGCAGGAAGTCAGGGACCTGgagaggaagatgctgag GTGTGAGACCAGACTGGCAGCATCGCTCGCTCGCTGCAGAGTGATGCTGAATCTGAAGAGCGTCTCCCGATTTCTCTCTGAGCCAATCAGGACCAAACAACACAGGGCAAAAAATCTACCCCTTTACGCTTGGGTCAATCCTCTGAAGGCCAG CGTTGAAGAAATGATTCAAGCGTTACGAAGCGCTGGCTTGTGTGACGTGAAGGAAATGAGCGATCTCAGGGAGGTGGCTTTCTGCAGAGACCCCCTCTGTCCCGACACGCTGGTCTTCACCCCCCAGCTTCACCGTCTGCTCCAACACAGCAGCTTCACAACTCCACGTGTTCTCAACGTGCAG GACAGGAGCCTGTGCGTGGCAGTGAGCGTGTTGCGCCCCCTGTTGTTTGAAAACGGTGACGTGTTGGTGGCGGGGTCCTTCTCGGCCGTGACTGTGGCCCACGTAGCTGTCGTGGCTGCTGCCCGATCCGGCAGAGTGTTGGTGTGCGGGGCCGATCGCACGCCGTCACAGACGGAGGAGATACAAGAAGTGCTCGCACACATGGAGATCAAAA ACGTCCGAGTCCTGTCAGAGACGTTCTGTGGTTTGCATGAGTCGGATGCCGCTGTccaaaggttaaaggtcatccTGGTGCTTCCTCAGTGCTCCTGCTCTGCCCTCAGTGACCCCGTGCCCACCATGTATGAGGAACGTGGAG ACTGGGATCTGCTGCCAGATTTGTCCCAGGGTTCTGTGTCGCAGAGAAAAATAGAAGCAGTGTCCTCTCAGCAGGGACGACTCCTAGCACACGCTCTGTCCT TCCCAAAGGTTCAGACGGTGGTTTACTGCACACGCTCACTTTATCCTGAGGAGAATGAACAACTGGTGAAAAGAGCGCTAGAGAAAATGCACACCCATCCCAAACTGCTGCCtttcag GGTTAACGGTCCCATTTTCCCTGAGGACTCCCAGTCAGAAGACACACCAGACTCAACAGACTCCAAGTTCTTCAGACTGGAACCATCCCAGTTCACCAACGGCTGCTTCGTCGCACGTCTGTCCCGACAG gcAGATCCCACTAAGGTGGAAACAGTCCAAGATGTGTTGGCGAGGGCAGCGGCGAAGGGCCTTCTGGGGGGGTTATttcctgaacaaacaaaaactggtAAAAAGGGGAAAAGCAGGAAGGATCGCGTGGCTTCAGCCGGCAGTAATAATTCATCCACCTCCGACCAGGAgaaggatgaggatggagaagGTCCGGTCTCACCTTCAGGGTGTGAAGAGAAGAGAAGTGGGGAGAAAGATGAAGGGGAAAAAGAAGCAAAGAAGAGGAAAGGTCTTAAGCGAAAGGTGAAACGACAGTCGAAACAAACGAACAGGACTAAGCATCGCTCTAAAGACAAGAAGGAACCCAAAAAGAGAAGACTCACCCAGTTCAGTCACAACAGGCATACGACGAAAAGTAAGCCGAGGAGAATCCCTCGTCTCACGCTGACCTTAATGTCCTCCATGAAACCATCCAGCCACTTGTCTCCAATCGCAGCCCTCGCACACAAGATAAGCGACAGCCCGACCGTTAAATCACAGCAGACTGTCACTGGCATCAATTCTCCGGCTCGCCTCCCTCCACCGACCCCCCACGCAGgagcagagaaacagaaaggaGCGACTAAACCACAAAGTCTGCTTAAGACCAAAGGGAAAACGACCCAACTGAAGACAGAGGTGGTGAAAAAGGACACGTCAAAGCCTGCAGGTGTTGTTCTACCACCCATTCCCTCCCAGCGCACCAGCACCAGTTCTCCCCTCAGGCTTCATTCCCAGGCTCCCGACATTCAGCTGGTCCAAACATCtgcatcatcttcctcatcactgTCTCAACCTGGATTATAG